One segment of Proteus appendicitidis DNA contains the following:
- the ghrA gene encoding glyoxylate/hydroxypyruvate reductase GhrA, giving the protein MNIIYYHPFFDAETWINGMKARLPDANIRIWEPGDNAPADYAMVWLPPYEMLASRNHLKGIFALGAGVDAILKQEQQKPGTLPTGVPVMRLEDTGMGLQMQEYAIAKVMYYFRRMDDYKRQQSQRLWKQLPAHSYDNFVIGVLGAGALGGSVATKLAELGFNVRCWSRSKKQIKNVESFYGKEQLSDFLSECNLLINLLPYTPETHGILNFSLFEQLKPSSYLINLARGAHLVDQDLLEAIDQGYIADATLDVFAQEPLAGMHPFWTHPRVSITPHIAAFTIPNIAMDTIVENIQRIEKGEAPLGVVDMKSGY; this is encoded by the coding sequence GGATAAACGGTATGAAGGCGCGTTTGCCTGATGCCAATATACGTATTTGGGAACCTGGTGATAACGCACCTGCAGATTATGCCATGGTTTGGCTTCCTCCTTATGAAATGCTTGCAAGTCGCAATCACCTTAAAGGTATTTTTGCGTTAGGGGCGGGTGTTGATGCTATTTTAAAACAAGAACAACAAAAGCCCGGCACATTGCCAACAGGTGTTCCGGTTATGCGTTTGGAAGACACCGGAATGGGGCTTCAAATGCAAGAATATGCGATTGCTAAAGTGATGTATTACTTTCGTCGCATGGATGATTATAAACGCCAACAATCACAACGTTTATGGAAACAACTTCCAGCGCACTCTTATGATAACTTTGTGATCGGTGTTTTAGGTGCCGGTGCATTAGGTGGAAGTGTTGCGACTAAACTTGCTGAACTTGGCTTTAACGTTCGTTGCTGGAGTCGCAGTAAAAAACAAATTAAAAATGTTGAAAGTTTTTATGGTAAAGAGCAACTCAGTGATTTTCTAAGCGAGTGTAATTTACTGATTAACTTATTGCCTTATACGCCAGAAACACATGGTATTTTAAATTTCTCACTCTTTGAGCAACTTAAACCTTCTTCTTATTTAATAAATTTGGCACGAGGTGCGCATTTAGTCGATCAAGATTTATTGGAAGCCATAGATCAAGGCTATATTGCTGATGCAACACTTGATGTTTTTGCTCAAGAGCCTTTAGCGGGAATGCACCCATTTTGGACGCATCCTCGTGTTTCTATTACGCCACATATTGCTGCTTTTACCATTCCGAATATTGCCATGGATACGATTGTTGAAAATATTCAGCGAATTGAAAAAGGAGAGGCCCCTTTGGGAGTGGTTGATATGAAGAGTGGTTACTAA